A stretch of DNA from Haloarchaeobius amylolyticus:
TAGGCCGGGATGTAGAGCTGGTCCTTCGGGATGTTCTTCCCCTGGCTTCCCTGGTCGATGAGGACGAAAAGTTCCTCGAGCCGGTCCCAGAGGTGCGTCTGGAAGGTCTGGTAGTGTTGCTGCGTCTCGTCGCGGTTGTCCGCGACCGTCTGCTTCAGCTCGTTCAGGCTGTAGCTATCACTGTAGATGTCGTTGCCAGTGGGGAGGAGGTCGCGTCCCTCACTCTCTGCGTACAGAACGAAGATGAGCCGGTACAGGTAGATGAGCGAACTGTCGTGGATCAGCGACAGGTCGTCCTCGTCGAGGTCGTCGTTCGTGTCGAGGAACCCCTCCGCGAGAACGCGGATGGCCTCGTAGATGTTGTTCTGGAGGTCTTCCCCGATCGCTTCCGCGAAGACGCTGGATTCGTCGTAGACGTCGTCGAGGAAACAGTCTCCTGACCGGTCAGGTAGGAAGGCCTGCTGTCGGAAGAAGAGATAGAAGTCTTTGAAATCCTCGATGCCACCCTCCCCTTCGACGACCTCGAAGAGTTCGGGCAGGTCGATCTCGTAGTAGGAGTCCAGGCGGTGACTCGTCGGCCCGTAGTAGAGCCGCCACTGCTTCCCGTTCGTCAGGACTGCCCACTGGGGTGGGGTCTCCTGAAGGTAGGCGTGAATCTGGTAGCTCGGGTTCTCGAAGTCGCGTTTCTCCTCGCCACGGGTGTCGAGCTTCCGACCCCATCGCTTGGCGTCCGCAACGGCGATGGCCTCCTCGTAGAAGTCTTCCCGGTCGAATGCCGCGTCCGCGGCGTCTGCACTCGGGAAGAAGCCGTAGTCCGGGCGACGGGCGTTCCGCATGACCGTCTCCTCAATTTCGAACGGAATCCCGAGAATGTCGAAGACAGGGCGAATGAAATTGCGCTCCAGCTGAGCCTCGTTGTAATCCTCGACCCGGTCCTGTTTGTCTTCCCAGAGTTCGTTGATCTCGTCGTACGCTTCACGGACCTCGGCCTCGCCAACTTCCTGCCAGGGCTCTGTCTGCCGGAGATGCTCCGTGAGGTAGTGGTTGGAAAAGAGGTCCCGATTCGTGCGATAGGGGTGAGATTGCTGAGACATGTGTGCTGAACTGATGGCGTCATGGCGTCGCCATCTGTGAATATTCAGACAGGCACATTCCTGCCCTATAACAGTTAGTGAAAAACGGGTGTCGAACGAATTTGACTCTGGCTCTCCCGCGTGTGCGCTCGCGCGTTGCGCAACGCGCACGCGCAGCGCGAACGCGCACGTCGCTAAAATCTCAGACCAGCACCGAGCTTACGCTCTTTTGTTTGAGGTGCTGGTCTGAGGCAAAAGTATAAGTGGGATGACCCGAGATGTGCTAGGCGCAACATGACAGGGTCCGAGCCAGATCCGGACGCCGGCCCTCCGGACGACGAAGAACGCATCGCACGACACCTCCGAAAACGCATCACTGACCGGGTGAGCGGCAATCTCGAGGGCGAGGACGCTCGGGTCAAGCGGGACGCCCCGAGCGACAAATTCTTCGCCGGAGCACTGGCCCCGGAGGGGAACAGCGACCTCGAGGACAGCGACGACGACCTCCAGTCGAAGATGGAGCCCAGCGCCATCGGTACCATGACCCGCATCCGAAACGGGTCCGCGGGTGACACGATCTCCATCGACATCACGGGGAGCGTGTGGGTGCGCGTGAACCCGACCTACGAGGAGATGGACCGACGCGAGGAGTACGTCTCGCTGGCCGACCGCGACGACGACGAGACCGAGAACACCACGCTCCTCCCCGTCTTCGAACGCCTCGAACTGGAGGTGCCGTCGATCGAGGTACCCTACGAGGCCATCGCGGGTGGAACCCGAACAACGCCGGAAGTCGTTCGGGAACGCGCCTCCGAGGCGATTCGGGCAGCCGTCGACGACGCTCGCGAGCGAGCTGTGGCACGCGACGACATCTACCTCGACAACGGCGACGACAAGCCCGACGAAGACGTCCCGAACTACGTCCTCGAGAACGAGACCGCGTTCAACGACTACCTCGCGGAGCGGGACGGGACGCCGGCGATACCGGACTGGGACCTGTCCGTTCAGGTCACCACCACCGAGGACCGTGAGAGCAACGGTGGCGAACTCCTGCTCGACATCGAGGTCACGAACACGGGCCGGCAGTCGAAGCGAGACTACGTCTACACGCTCCGCGACCCGACGCTGTTCGAGGTTCAGCTCGACCTGCAAGCGAACGGCGACGTAGAGTTCACGCCGTTCACCTTCGACCCGCTTCCCGAGGACTTCCGCTACAACCGGGACCTGTGGGGACACGGACGGAACTGCACCATCAACGCTCCCGGCTACAAGGAGACCCTCGGTGATGCGACGCCCGGGCGATCCGCCCCTCGTGCGGACCCGCACACGGACCACCTCCGGACGGACTTCATCCCCGAGTACCGCCAGCTCGTCTACGAGTCCGCTGATCGAGGCGTGAAACCCGCGTTCAGCGAACTCGCGGATCTTCAGGGTGGCGGATACGAGGTGCTGGAGTCGGTCGCGGACGCCATGGACGAGTACCTCGAAACCGCCTACCCGGAAGCCCTCCGGGAATACAGCAAGCGGGGCGACTGGACGGACGCCGACCGCGAGGACTTCGAGGAGGACAAGGCTGCGTTCGAGCGCGAGATCACCCGGTTCCGACGTGGCATCCGCGTGCTTCGCGAGCACCCGGACACGGTCGGGCGCGCGTTCGAACTGATGAACGAGTCGATGGACCGGATGCACGACTTCAACACGTGGCGACTGTTCCAGCTCGTGTTCATCGTCATGCTCGTCCCCGACATCGCGGGCCGCGAGTACGAGGAATGGGACGAGATCAGCTGGCGTGACGAGGAGGAGCTCTCAGAGCGGTTCGAGGAGGCCGAGGGCGCCCTCGACGTCGTCGACGTGCTCTGGTTCCCGACGGGCGGCGGGAAGTCCGAGGCCTTCTTCGGTGTTGCGGTCTGGAACATGTTCTTCGACCGCATCCGCGGCAAGCACTTCGGGGTGACGACGTGGACACGGTTCCCACTCCGACTTTTGTCGCTCCAGCAACTCCAGCGGATGTCGGAGACCATCATGTACGCCGATCTCGTTCGGCGTGACCAGGACGACATCGGGAGCCGCCCGTCCCGTCCGTTCAGTGTCGGGTTCCTCGTCGGCAAGAAGAACACCCCGAACGCGCTCACGGGCTACAACAACGACAACTTCACGCGCTACAAGCAGGACGAGAAGCTCCGGGAGGAGTCGAAAGTCGTTCCGAGCTGCCCGGCCTGTGGTGCCCGGGTCAAGATGCGCGTCACTGAAGAGGACCACCGCCTCGCGCACGTCTGCACCGGGACCCCGTTCGAGTGTGACTGGCAGAAGCGCGAGACCACGGCCCAGGAGGTCTACGCGGAAGACGAACTCCCGATCCACGTCGTCGACAACGAACTCTACCGTTACGCGCCGAGCATCCTCGCCGGGACCATCGACAAGATCACCGCGGTCGGGTACCAGCGGAAGATGGCGCACATCCTGACCGGAGAGATGGAGTACGAGTGCCCGACGCACGGCTTCGCCAGTCTCGGTGAGTGTACGGAGAAGTACGGCTGTGACATCGACAAGAACGAGTTCGAGTTGATGGCGTCGCCGATAGACGTGTACGACCCGGCACCATCCCTGATGGTTCCCGACGAACTCCACCTCCTCGAAGAGAGCGTGGGGAGTTTCGACGGCCACTACGAGACGGGCGTCCAGACGCTCCAGGAGATAGTCGACGCCGGGAAGACGAAGATACTCGCTCCCACGGCGACGATCACGGCCTACGAGGACCAGGTGTACCACCTGTTCCTTCGGCCCGCAGAGCGCTTCCCGTCGCCGGGGCCATTCCTGCGCGAGAACTTCTACGCGATGGAGCAGCCCGAGACACAGCGCTACTACATGGGGCTCATCCCGCACGGGAAGACGCACATCAACTCCATCATCGACGTCCTGTTCACCTTCCACGAGGAAGTCCAGGACCTCCTCAGGGTGGCGATGGAGTCCCCCGAGGACCTCCTTACGGGCGTCGCTCTGGAGGGGACTGACACCAGTGAGGCCCTGTCAGCAGACTCCATCTCGGAGATCATCGACATCCTCACGCTCTACAGCACGAGCCTGACGTACCTGCTGTCGAAGAAAGATGGAGACCGTCTGGACCAGTCGTTCGTCAGCCAGCTGAACGCGTACTTCCGTGGGGAAGGTCGCCCACCGCTCAACTCCGAGCGCATGACCGGTGGGACGCCCTTCGAGGAGGTCCAGACCATCCTGGACCAGCTCGACGACCCGTGGCAGGAGGACGAAGACGAGTCCCTCCTGCACAGCCTCGCCGACGACGACCTCGTCGACGAGGAGGACATCCCGGACATCATGGAACTCCGTGATGTGCTCGCGGCGGAGCTCGACGATGACAGAACTCCGCGGACGGAGTTCCGGGTTGCTCTTCGTGC
This window harbors:
- a CDS encoding helicase-related protein; its protein translation is MTGSEPDPDAGPPDDEERIARHLRKRITDRVSGNLEGEDARVKRDAPSDKFFAGALAPEGNSDLEDSDDDLQSKMEPSAIGTMTRIRNGSAGDTISIDITGSVWVRVNPTYEEMDRREEYVSLADRDDDETENTTLLPVFERLELEVPSIEVPYEAIAGGTRTTPEVVRERASEAIRAAVDDARERAVARDDIYLDNGDDKPDEDVPNYVLENETAFNDYLAERDGTPAIPDWDLSVQVTTTEDRESNGGELLLDIEVTNTGRQSKRDYVYTLRDPTLFEVQLDLQANGDVEFTPFTFDPLPEDFRYNRDLWGHGRNCTINAPGYKETLGDATPGRSAPRADPHTDHLRTDFIPEYRQLVYESADRGVKPAFSELADLQGGGYEVLESVADAMDEYLETAYPEALREYSKRGDWTDADREDFEEDKAAFEREITRFRRGIRVLREHPDTVGRAFELMNESMDRMHDFNTWRLFQLVFIVMLVPDIAGREYEEWDEISWRDEEELSERFEEAEGALDVVDVLWFPTGGGKSEAFFGVAVWNMFFDRIRGKHFGVTTWTRFPLRLLSLQQLQRMSETIMYADLVRRDQDDIGSRPSRPFSVGFLVGKKNTPNALTGYNNDNFTRYKQDEKLREESKVVPSCPACGARVKMRVTEEDHRLAHVCTGTPFECDWQKRETTAQEVYAEDELPIHVVDNELYRYAPSILAGTIDKITAVGYQRKMAHILTGEMEYECPTHGFASLGECTEKYGCDIDKNEFELMASPIDVYDPAPSLMVPDELHLLEESVGSFDGHYETGVQTLQEIVDAGKTKILAPTATITAYEDQVYHLFLRPAERFPSPGPFLRENFYAMEQPETQRYYMGLIPHGKTHINSIIDVLFTFHEEVQDLLRVAMESPEDLLTGVALEGTDTSEALSADSISEIIDILTLYSTSLTYLLSKKDGDRLDQSFVSQLNAYFRGEGRPPLNSERMTGGTPFEEVQTILDQLDDPWQEDEDESLLHSLADDDLVDEEDIPDIMELRDVLAAELDDDRTPRTEFRVALRAASPEVREGLAWLLAYRPNTVTATSMISHGVDVERFNMMVFFGMPRATAEYIQSSSRAGRSHPGLVFNILHPIRERDLSHYHFFEKYHQFLDRLVEPVSVNRWAKNSVKRTQPGLFMALLLNHYMYTDDGEMMYFGDRAEEFLSTVDDVDLENLLVDMYGGSEVPPEFSDDVRQLTRSAISEVQLSDRQWTSERLPGSPMRSLRDVDAQLPIDPEWKYKDILSTYNNR